In Pseudomonas flavescens, the sequence CGGTCGTCGATGTTGGTGGGCTGAAGCCCACCCTACAAGAGACAAGCACCCGACGTAACGTAGGGTGGGCTTCAGCCCACCAAACAGCGCATGAGTAACGCCCCATGGTCGATCTGCAGGTTTCTAGACGCGCTCGATCGCCAATGCCAGCCCCTGGCCGACGCCCACGCACATGGTCGCCAGACCGAGCTTGCCGCCGGTCTTTTCCAGGTGGTGTACGGCAGTCAGCACCAGGCGGTTGCCGCTCATGCCCAAGGGGTGGCCGAGGGCGATGGCGCCGCCGTTCGGATTGACCTTGGGGCTGTCGTCCGCCAGGCCGAGATCACGGGTGACCGCCAGCCCCTGAGCGGCGAACGCCTCGTTCAGTTCGATCACGTCAAAGGCATCGATATCGAGGTTCAGGCGGCTCAGCAGCTTGCGTACCGCCGGTACCGGGCCGACACCCATGACCCGAGGGGCCACGCCACCGCTGGCCATGCCGAGTACCTTGGCGCGGGCCCCGAGGCCATATTTCTGCACCGCTTCGGCAGACGCCAGGATCATCGCCGACGCCCCGTCGTTGAGGCCCGAGGCGTTGCCTGCAGTCACCGTCTTGTCCGGGCCGTTGACCGGCTTGAGCTTGGCAAGTGCCTCGGCGGTGGTGTCGGCGCGAGGGTGTTCGTCGGTATCGACGATGCTTTCACCCTTCTTGGTCTTGATCACTACCGGCACGATTTCCTCGGCGTAGTAACCACTTTGCTGCGCCACGGCGGCACGCTGCTGGCTGCGCAGACCGAAGGCGTCCTGGTCGGCACGGCTGACGCCGTAATCTTCGGCCACGTTGTCACCGGTCACCGGCATCGGGTCGACGCCGTAGCGCTCCTTCATCGCCGGATTGACGAAACGCCAGCCCAGGGTGGTGTCTTCGAGCTTCTGGCCACGGCCAAAGGCACTGTCCGCCTTGCCCATCACGTATGGCGCGCGGGTCATCGATTCGACGCCGGCAGCGATGGCCAGCTCCATTTCCCCGGAAGCGATGGCTCGGAAGGCAGCACCCACCGCTTCCATGCCCGAGGCGCAGAGGCGGTTGAGGGTCACGCCAGGCACGGTCTCCGGCAGGCCAGCGAGCAGCAGCGCCATACGGGCGACGTTGCGGTTGTCCTCGCCGGACTGATTGGCGCAGCCCATGAACACTTCATCGACCGCCGACCAGTCGACCTGCGGATTACGTTCGATCAGTGCCTTCAGCGGAATGGCTGCCAGGTCGTCGGCGCGTACCGCGGACAGGCCGCCATTGAGCCGACCGATCGGCGTACGCACCGCATCGCAAATGAATACATCGCGAGTCATTCGTCACTCCCCTTCTGCCCATGGGCAGCGGCGGTGCGTGCTTCCAGATCACGCAGCGCAGCCAGTTCTTCGGCTTTCGGCGCTTCGGTGGTGGTCACGTTGTCGGCGAAACGGATCTGCCAGCCGGTGTTCTCGACCACCTGCTCACGGCTCACGCCCGGATGCAGGGAGGTGACGATGAATTCG encodes:
- the pcaF gene encoding 3-oxoadipyl-CoA thiolase encodes the protein MTRDVFICDAVRTPIGRLNGGLSAVRADDLAAIPLKALIERNPQVDWSAVDEVFMGCANQSGEDNRNVARMALLLAGLPETVPGVTLNRLCASGMEAVGAAFRAIASGEMELAIAAGVESMTRAPYVMGKADSAFGRGQKLEDTTLGWRFVNPAMKERYGVDPMPVTGDNVAEDYGVSRADQDAFGLRSQQRAAVAQQSGYYAEEIVPVVIKTKKGESIVDTDEHPRADTTAEALAKLKPVNGPDKTVTAGNASGLNDGASAMILASAEAVQKYGLGARAKVLGMASGGVAPRVMGVGPVPAVRKLLSRLNLDIDAFDVIELNEAFAAQGLAVTRDLGLADDSPKVNPNGGAIALGHPLGMSGNRLVLTAVHHLEKTGGKLGLATMCVGVGQGLALAIERV